In Myxococcus guangdongensis, one genomic interval encodes:
- a CDS encoding VOC family protein gives MMQLDHLAVDARDVDASSWFLARILGAKAPVPEGADDDMRRIDLDHGCFVLFSHASEPRFSHVAFRVDPARFTQVVARLQEARVPFGNEPFDTANGQTQDPLGGAGRVYFQDGNGHLWEVTC, from the coding sequence ATGATGCAGCTGGACCACCTGGCCGTGGACGCGCGCGACGTCGACGCGTCGTCCTGGTTCCTCGCGCGGATTCTGGGCGCGAAGGCCCCTGTCCCCGAGGGCGCCGATGACGACATGCGGCGCATCGACCTGGACCACGGGTGCTTCGTCCTGTTCTCACACGCGTCCGAGCCGCGCTTCTCGCACGTGGCCTTCCGCGTCGACCCAGCGCGGTTCACCCAGGTCGTGGCGCGGCTCCAGGAAGCGCGCGTGCCCTTCGGCAACGAGCCCTTCGACACGGCGAACGGGCAGACCCAGGACCCGCTCGGTGGCGCGGGCCGCGTGTACTTCCAGGACGGCAATGGCCACCTGTGGGAGGTGACGTGCTGA
- a CDS encoding MarR family winged helix-turn-helix transcriptional regulator, with translation MNHQLGSLLEAFLSDVSHPRGRVLSLLSEQGVTADQGILLRCVQAQPGMPLSSLAERLGLSLPSVSQMAERLVKLGYVTRREDPEDRRRKSLAVTPKAFRFLTAFRKVRAEELTLGTARLSAPTRRRLVSALEAALEELQGEPS, from the coding sequence ATGAACCATCAGCTCGGCAGCCTGCTCGAAGCGTTCTTGAGTGACGTCTCCCACCCTCGCGGCCGGGTGCTCTCGCTCCTGTCGGAGCAGGGCGTCACGGCCGACCAGGGCATCCTGCTGCGCTGCGTCCAGGCGCAGCCGGGCATGCCCTTGTCGAGCCTCGCGGAGCGGCTGGGCCTGTCCCTGCCCTCGGTGAGTCAGATGGCCGAGCGTCTGGTGAAGCTCGGCTACGTGACGCGGCGGGAGGACCCGGAGGACCGCCGACGCAAGTCGCTCGCGGTGACTCCGAAGGCCTTCCGTTTCCTCACCGCGTTCCGGAAGGTGCGCGCCGAGGAGCTCACCCTGGGCACCGCGCGCCTCTCAGCGCCGACGCGGCGGCGACTGGTGTCCGCGCTCGAGGCCGCCCTGGAAGAACTCCAAGGAGAACCGTCATGA
- a CDS encoding Tex family protein, whose product MHAYAAELSQELGLKPEQVDRTLALNAEGATVPFIARYRKEVTGGLDEVQIQTILDRAGERAELDSRRETILRSVEEQGKLTPELAKALKAAKTRTELEDLYLPYRPKRRTRAAIARERGLEPLADLLWKQDGRKGEDADAKVRPFVNAEKEVPDLAAALAGARDICAERMSEDAGLRRQSREVCAKRGTLRSDVVPAKKGEPTKFENYYGHEEPLSQAPSHRVLALLRGEEEGVLKVRLNMPDDEVKGLLAGRVVTKPQALFASELRAAVEDGWERLMGPSLESELRAELKERADKGAIGVFGENLRHLLLTAPAGARAVLALDPGLRTGIKLAMLDNTGSVAETLTLYSERSADERVRAAKLLSAVVQKHKPELIAVGNGTGSREAETFVRDTLKALGAQVPVVSVSEQGASIYSASEVARDEFPEMDVSLRGAVSIGRRLQDPLAELVKIDPKSIGVGQYQHDVDQGLLKKKLGEVVDSCVNAVGVDVNTASPQLLEHVSGVGPSLAKKLVAHRASKGRFTTRRELLKVSGLGPKTFEQAAGFLRVRGPEPLDASAVHPERYAVVERMAKDLGVEVGALVGNASLVRKIDAKKYLGPDLGEMTLKDILAELEKPSRDPRGDFSAPTMREDLRTLEDVKEGMVLQGVVTNVTAFGAFVDVGVHQDGLVHVSQISTKFVKDPSEVVKVGDRLTVRVLSVDLQRKRLALSVRAAQEGGAAQPSGRPAVGGASGAGRMTDRGGAGAAPRPGGGASAGGKGASGARPGGPQGSGSSSGGQRPGGGDKKGPEPFNNPFAKLKR is encoded by the coding sequence ATGCACGCCTACGCCGCTGAGCTGTCACAGGAACTGGGGCTGAAGCCCGAGCAGGTGGACCGCACCCTGGCGCTGAACGCCGAAGGAGCCACCGTCCCCTTCATCGCGCGCTATCGCAAGGAGGTCACCGGAGGACTGGATGAGGTGCAGATCCAGACCATCCTCGACCGGGCCGGCGAGCGCGCCGAATTGGACTCGCGCCGCGAGACGATTCTGCGGTCCGTGGAGGAGCAGGGGAAGCTGACACCGGAGCTGGCGAAGGCGCTGAAGGCGGCGAAGACGCGCACCGAGCTGGAGGACCTCTACCTGCCGTACCGGCCCAAGCGCCGCACGCGCGCGGCGATTGCGCGGGAGCGCGGGCTGGAGCCGCTGGCGGACCTCTTGTGGAAGCAGGACGGGCGCAAGGGCGAGGACGCGGACGCGAAGGTGCGGCCGTTCGTCAACGCGGAGAAGGAGGTGCCGGACCTGGCGGCGGCGCTGGCGGGGGCTCGGGACATCTGCGCGGAGCGGATGAGCGAGGACGCGGGGCTGCGCCGCCAGTCGCGCGAGGTGTGCGCGAAGCGGGGCACGCTGCGCTCGGACGTGGTGCCGGCGAAGAAGGGCGAGCCGACCAAGTTCGAGAACTACTACGGCCACGAGGAGCCGCTGTCGCAGGCCCCGTCCCACCGCGTGCTGGCGCTGCTCCGCGGTGAGGAGGAGGGCGTGTTGAAGGTGCGGCTGAACATGCCGGACGACGAGGTGAAGGGGCTGCTCGCGGGCCGGGTGGTGACGAAGCCGCAGGCGCTGTTCGCCTCGGAGCTGCGCGCGGCGGTGGAGGATGGGTGGGAGCGGCTGATGGGGCCGTCGCTGGAGTCGGAGCTGCGCGCGGAGCTGAAGGAGCGCGCGGACAAGGGGGCCATCGGTGTCTTCGGGGAGAACCTGCGGCACCTGCTGTTGACGGCGCCGGCGGGGGCTCGGGCGGTGCTGGCGTTGGACCCGGGGCTGCGCACGGGCATCAAGCTGGCGATGCTGGACAACACGGGGAGCGTGGCGGAGACGCTGACGCTCTACTCGGAGCGCAGCGCGGACGAGCGCGTGCGGGCGGCGAAGCTGTTGTCCGCGGTGGTGCAGAAGCACAAGCCGGAGCTCATCGCGGTGGGCAACGGGACGGGCAGTCGCGAGGCGGAGACCTTCGTTCGCGACACGCTGAAGGCGCTGGGCGCGCAGGTGCCGGTGGTGTCGGTGAGCGAGCAGGGCGCGTCCATCTACTCGGCGTCGGAGGTGGCGCGGGACGAGTTCCCGGAGATGGACGTCAGCCTGCGCGGCGCGGTGTCGATTGGCCGGCGCTTGCAGGACCCGCTGGCGGAGCTGGTGAAGATCGACCCGAAGAGCATCGGCGTGGGGCAGTACCAGCACGACGTGGACCAGGGACTGTTGAAGAAGAAGCTGGGCGAGGTGGTGGACTCGTGCGTGAACGCGGTGGGCGTGGATGTGAACACCGCGTCGCCGCAGCTGCTCGAGCACGTGTCCGGCGTGGGGCCGTCACTGGCGAAGAAGCTGGTGGCGCACCGGGCGTCGAAGGGGCGCTTCACCACGCGGCGGGAGCTGTTGAAGGTGAGCGGGCTGGGGCCCAAGACGTTCGAGCAGGCGGCGGGCTTCCTGCGTGTGCGAGGGCCCGAGCCGCTGGACGCGAGCGCGGTGCACCCGGAGCGGTACGCGGTGGTCGAGCGCATGGCGAAGGATTTGGGCGTGGAGGTGGGGGCGCTGGTGGGCAACGCGTCGCTGGTGCGGAAGATCGACGCGAAGAAGTACCTGGGCCCGGACCTGGGCGAGATGACGTTGAAGGACATCCTGGCGGAGCTGGAGAAGCCGAGCAGGGATCCGCGTGGAGACTTCTCGGCGCCGACGATGCGTGAGGATTTGCGCACGCTCGAAGACGTGAAGGAGGGGATGGTGTTGCAGGGGGTGGTGACGAACGTCACGGCCTTCGGCGCGTTCGTGGACGTGGGCGTGCACCAGGATGGTTTGGTGCATGTGTCGCAGATCTCCACGAAGTTCGTGAAGGACCCGTCCGAGGTGGTGAAGGTCGGGGACCGTCTGACGGTGCGCGTGCTCAGCGTGGACTTGCAGCGCAAGCGCCTGGCGCTGTCGGTGCGCGCGGCGCAGGAGGGCGGAGCGGCGCAGCCTTCGGGCAGGCCCGCGGTGGGTGGGGCTTCGGGCGCGGGACGGATGACGGACCGGGGTGGGGCGGGGGCTGCGCCTCGGCCCGGTGGTGGCGCGAGCGCGGGAGGCAAGGGTGCTTCAGGCGCCCGGCCTGGAGGTCCACAGGGCTCGGGTTCGTCGTCAGGCGGGCAGCGGCCGGGTGGTGGCGACAAGAAGGGCCCCGAGCCGTTCAACAACCCGTTCGCGAAGCTCAAGCGCTAG
- a CDS encoding GNAT family N-acetyltransferase, translating to MVTGVVASDLLLVPAHPEHVDFWLALRAEAGARRYVDTEDDSREVLVKRILEAGTLGEPRAKGFRWFVRLGDAWVGTVSARDVSREHGRLQIGYMMAEAYHGRGLGSRAVGMMLERLFTLPFLHRVWLTTLSENLGSQGVARKLGFSLEGTMRGQCVLRGERKDQQFWGMSRSDWEARQRG from the coding sequence ATGGTGACTGGTGTCGTGGCCTCGGACCTGTTGCTCGTTCCGGCGCATCCCGAGCACGTGGACTTCTGGTTGGCGCTGCGCGCCGAGGCCGGGGCCCGGCGCTACGTGGACACGGAGGACGACTCGCGGGAGGTGCTGGTCAAGCGCATCCTGGAGGCAGGCACGCTGGGGGAGCCCCGCGCGAAGGGGTTTCGCTGGTTCGTGCGACTGGGGGACGCGTGGGTGGGCACGGTGTCCGCGCGGGATGTGTCCCGGGAGCACGGGCGCCTGCAGATTGGCTACATGATGGCGGAGGCGTACCACGGGCGCGGGCTGGGCTCGCGCGCGGTGGGGATGATGTTGGAGCGCCTGTTCACGCTGCCGTTCCTGCACCGGGTGTGGCTGACGACGCTGTCGGAGAACCTGGGCTCCCAGGGCGTGGCGCGCAAGCTGGGCTTCTCGCTGGAGGGGACGATGCGGGGGCAGTGTGTGCTGCGGGGGGAGCGCAAGGACCAGCAATTCTGGGGAATGTCGCGCAGTGACTGGGAGGCGCGCCAGCGCGGGTGA
- a CDS encoding alkaline phosphatase D family protein, with protein sequence MFDRLNRRSFLQAVVAVAASTSFGCSDDDDTKKPTADAKYFPQSVCSGDPRPDSVILWVRALDPDSAGADAPVRLEVSTGAEFSDFVFRGDFTALAANDHALKVKVTRLSARTTYYYRFVLTKNGTEYTTATGRTRTAPAAGADVPVKFAFASCQDYIGRYYNAWQRLLQLDEDLDFVVFLGDYIYETTGDKSFQSGNTERRVVFSEQDKALQLGSGESTYYAANALSNYRDLYKTLRTDKVIQQVHERYPFIIIWDDHEFSDDSWGSNATYLDGRAAENQIERKRNSERAFFEYIPLDNTASAEGAIDVASAPVYPNTRVYRDFDFGKHLKLAVSDYRTYRPDHLIPEDAYPGKVAVEASVLALALPTLPAPVQALLQSETFAYTNLDAPENAMQKAVLQGAYVQQAVAAGLNPAQADAKAQVWVSGQVSLFYANQVLAAVNAAREAAGQPAIPLLAVAGTLRGLAYVHLGKGSLFNIQGSRYIVVKPIYDLFSALRYATSAGLSEDALGATQQAWLQNQLKAANTWKIVVSSVSMTSMVFDLSAKADIPDPTLRQVFYFNADQWDGFPAKKQELLGFIAQNQVKNAMFISGDIHASFASVEGGVPALTAPAITSGSIKELAGLAVIGAGYGPGSAVYKYVVTELNESLLAGNPGMRYVNGDAHGFVVLEVKGDEALAAFHLIPSTEVTKDYSVRGATELQAQFTRVDFRVQHGTVTKL encoded by the coding sequence TTGTTCGACCGTCTGAATCGTCGCAGCTTCCTTCAGGCCGTGGTCGCCGTCGCGGCGAGTACCTCATTCGGGTGCTCGGATGATGACGACACGAAGAAGCCCACCGCCGATGCGAAGTACTTCCCGCAGTCGGTCTGCTCGGGAGACCCGAGGCCGGACAGCGTCATCCTGTGGGTGCGCGCGTTGGACCCGGACAGCGCGGGCGCGGACGCCCCGGTGCGGCTGGAGGTGTCCACCGGCGCGGAGTTCAGCGACTTCGTGTTCCGGGGTGACTTCACGGCGCTGGCGGCGAACGACCACGCGCTCAAGGTCAAGGTGACGCGGCTGTCGGCGCGCACCACGTACTACTACCGCTTCGTGCTGACGAAGAACGGGACGGAGTACACGACGGCGACGGGGCGCACCCGCACGGCGCCGGCGGCCGGGGCGGACGTGCCGGTGAAGTTCGCCTTCGCCAGCTGCCAGGACTACATCGGCCGTTACTACAACGCGTGGCAGCGGCTGCTGCAGCTGGACGAAGACCTGGACTTCGTCGTGTTCCTCGGCGACTACATCTACGAGACGACGGGGGACAAGTCCTTCCAGTCGGGCAACACCGAGCGGCGCGTGGTGTTCAGCGAGCAGGACAAGGCGCTGCAGCTGGGCTCGGGTGAGTCGACGTATTACGCGGCCAACGCGCTGTCGAACTACCGCGACCTCTACAAGACGCTGCGCACCGACAAGGTCATCCAGCAGGTGCACGAGCGCTACCCGTTCATCATCATCTGGGACGACCACGAGTTCTCCGACGACAGCTGGGGCTCCAACGCGACGTACCTGGACGGGCGCGCGGCGGAGAATCAAATCGAGCGCAAGCGCAACTCGGAGCGCGCCTTCTTCGAGTACATCCCGCTGGACAACACGGCCTCGGCGGAGGGCGCCATCGACGTGGCGAGCGCGCCGGTGTATCCGAACACGCGCGTCTACCGGGACTTCGACTTCGGCAAGCACCTGAAGCTGGCGGTGTCCGACTACCGCACCTACCGCCCGGACCACCTCATCCCCGAGGACGCGTACCCGGGCAAGGTGGCGGTGGAGGCGTCGGTGCTGGCGTTGGCGCTGCCGACGCTGCCGGCGCCGGTGCAGGCGCTGCTCCAGTCGGAGACGTTCGCGTACACGAACCTCGACGCGCCGGAGAACGCGATGCAGAAGGCGGTGCTCCAGGGCGCGTACGTGCAGCAGGCGGTGGCGGCGGGCCTCAACCCGGCGCAGGCCGATGCGAAGGCCCAGGTGTGGGTGTCCGGGCAGGTGTCGCTCTTCTACGCCAACCAGGTGCTGGCGGCGGTGAACGCGGCGCGCGAGGCGGCGGGGCAGCCTGCGATTCCGCTGCTCGCCGTGGCGGGCACGCTCCGGGGGCTCGCGTACGTGCACCTGGGCAAGGGCTCGCTCTTCAACATCCAGGGCTCGCGCTACATCGTGGTGAAGCCCATCTACGACTTGTTCTCCGCCCTGCGCTACGCCACCTCGGCCGGGTTGAGCGAGGACGCGCTGGGCGCGACGCAGCAGGCGTGGCTGCAGAACCAGCTGAAGGCGGCGAACACCTGGAAGATTGTCGTCAGCTCCGTGTCGATGACGTCCATGGTGTTCGACCTGTCGGCGAAGGCGGACATCCCGGACCCGACGCTGCGCCAGGTCTTCTACTTCAACGCGGACCAGTGGGACGGCTTCCCCGCGAAGAAGCAGGAGCTGCTGGGGTTCATCGCGCAGAACCAGGTGAAGAACGCGATGTTCATCTCCGGCGACATCCACGCGTCGTTCGCGTCGGTGGAGGGCGGGGTGCCCGCGCTGACGGCGCCCGCGATTACGTCCGGCTCCATCAAGGAGCTGGCGGGACTGGCTGTCATCGGCGCGGGCTACGGCCCGGGCAGCGCCGTCTACAAGTACGTCGTCACGGAGCTCAACGAGTCGCTGCTCGCGGGCAACCCCGGCATGCGCTACGTGAATGGTGACGCGCACGGCTTCGTGGTGCTGGAGGTGAAGGGCGACGAGGCCCTGGCCGCCTTCCACCTCATCCCCAGCACCGAGGTGACCAAGGACTACTCGGTCCGCGGCGCCACGGAGCTGCAGGCGCAGTTCACCCGCGTGGACTTCCGCGTGCAGCACGGGACCGTGACCAAGCTCTGA
- the recA gene encoding recombinase RecA: protein MAVNQEKEKAIELAMSAVERQFGKGSIMRLGNDEPLMRDVQAISTGSISLDIALGVGGVPKGRIIEIFGPESSGKTTLCLHIVAEAQKRGGICGYVDAEHALDVGYARKLGVRTDDLLLSQPDTGEQALEIAEMLVRSGAIDVLVVDSVAALVPKAELEGEMGDAHMGVQARLMSQALRKLTGTISKSQTCVIFINQIRMKIGVMFGNPETTTGGNALKFYASQRLDIRRIGAIKNGENVVGSRTRVKVVKNKVAPPFKEVEFDIMYGTGISREGDLIDLASNDNIVEKSGSWFSFNGERIGQGRENAKDYLREHPEVARDIETRVLEKYGIAKGAPLSAAPAEEAPAEGTSEKRQRVKAVK, encoded by the coding sequence ATGGCCGTGAATCAGGAGAAGGAAAAGGCGATCGAGCTGGCGATGTCCGCGGTGGAGCGCCAGTTCGGTAAGGGGTCCATCATGCGGCTCGGCAACGACGAGCCGCTGATGCGGGACGTGCAGGCCATTTCGACGGGCTCGATTTCGCTGGATATCGCCCTGGGCGTGGGCGGCGTGCCCAAGGGCCGCATCATCGAGATCTTCGGACCGGAGTCCTCCGGTAAGACGACGCTGTGTCTCCACATCGTCGCCGAGGCGCAGAAGCGCGGCGGCATCTGCGGCTACGTGGACGCCGAGCACGCGCTGGACGTGGGCTACGCGCGCAAGCTGGGCGTGCGCACCGACGACCTGCTCCTGAGCCAGCCGGACACCGGTGAGCAGGCGCTGGAAATCGCGGAGATGCTGGTGCGCTCGGGCGCCATCGACGTGCTGGTGGTGGACTCGGTGGCCGCGCTCGTCCCGAAGGCGGAGCTCGAGGGCGAGATGGGTGACGCGCACATGGGTGTGCAGGCCCGTCTGATGAGCCAGGCCCTGCGCAAGCTCACGGGCACCATCTCCAAGAGCCAGACGTGCGTCATCTTCATCAACCAGATCCGCATGAAGATTGGCGTCATGTTCGGCAACCCCGAGACGACCACGGGCGGCAACGCGCTGAAGTTCTACGCGTCGCAGCGCCTGGACATCCGCCGCATCGGCGCCATCAAGAATGGCGAGAACGTGGTGGGCAGCCGCACCCGCGTGAAGGTGGTGAAGAACAAGGTGGCGCCTCCGTTCAAGGAGGTCGAGTTCGACATCATGTACGGCACGGGCATCTCCCGTGAGGGCGACCTCATCGACCTGGCCTCCAACGACAACATCGTGGAGAAGAGCGGCAGCTGGTTCTCGTTCAACGGCGAGCGCATCGGTCAGGGCCGCGAGAACGCGAAGGACTACCTGCGGGAGCACCCGGAGGTGGCGCGCGACATCGAGACCCGCGTGCTGGAGAAGTACGGCATCGCGAAGGGCGCGCCCCTCTCCGCGGCTCCCGCGGAAGAGGCTCCCGCCGAGGGGACCAGCGAGAAGCGTCAGCGCGTGAAGGCCGTGAAGTAA
- the glmS gene encoding glutamine--fructose-6-phosphate transaminase (isomerizing), with the protein MCGIVGYVGDKESAPILVSGLKKLEYRGYDSAGVAVVNRNELNVVRATGKLRNLENRVVADQPKGNIGIGHTRWATHGRPSDENAHPHTYKNVAVVHNGIIENHLALKEQLRAKGHVFSSETDTEVFAHLISDELEQGKDLPDAVRGAIEQVKGTYALAVVSASDPNRIVATKNASPMVLGLSEGQNFIASDVPAVLEHTRDIVYMEEGDLAIVTAAKVDIFNRQGQVVNRPTRRIDWTPMMAEKGGHKHFMHKEIWEQPRAVADTLRGRMLLSEGDVHFEGWNLTPEKVRSLTKITILACGTSWHSGVAGKHMIETLARLPVEVELASEFRYRDPIVEGTHLAIAISQSGETADTLAAFKEAKARGATAMAICNVIGSAMTREAEFSVLTNAGPEIGVASTKAFTTQLVALYLLAVKLGRMRGTLSVKAAQEHLTHLTEIPKMIEEVLKCEPAVKRVAREFMNAQDFLFLGRGPMHPVALEGALKLKEISYIHAEGYAGGEMKHGPIALIDEKMPVVVIAPKQPHVAYEKIIGNVEEVRARGGKVIAVIDEDDKMVDGLADHVIRIPAACALLAPVVATIPLQLLAYHVAEMRGNDVDQPRNLAKSVTVE; encoded by the coding sequence ATGTGCGGGATTGTTGGTTACGTCGGTGACAAGGAATCGGCTCCCATCCTGGTGTCCGGGCTGAAGAAGCTCGAGTACCGGGGCTATGACTCTGCGGGCGTCGCGGTGGTGAACCGCAACGAGCTCAACGTGGTGCGCGCCACGGGCAAGCTGCGCAACCTGGAGAACCGCGTGGTGGCGGACCAGCCGAAGGGGAACATCGGCATCGGTCACACGCGCTGGGCCACGCACGGGCGTCCCTCGGACGAGAACGCGCACCCGCACACGTACAAGAACGTCGCGGTGGTGCACAACGGCATCATCGAGAACCACCTGGCGCTCAAGGAGCAGCTGCGCGCCAAGGGCCATGTCTTCTCCTCGGAGACGGACACGGAGGTCTTCGCCCACCTCATCTCGGATGAGCTGGAGCAGGGCAAGGATTTGCCGGACGCGGTGCGCGGCGCGATTGAGCAGGTGAAGGGCACGTACGCGCTGGCGGTGGTGAGCGCGTCGGACCCCAACCGCATCGTCGCGACGAAGAACGCGTCGCCCATGGTGCTGGGCCTGAGCGAGGGGCAGAACTTCATCGCCAGCGACGTGCCCGCGGTGCTCGAGCACACGCGCGACATCGTCTACATGGAGGAGGGTGACCTGGCCATCGTCACCGCCGCCAAGGTGGACATCTTCAACCGCCAGGGTCAGGTCGTGAACCGGCCCACGCGCCGCATCGACTGGACGCCGATGATGGCGGAGAAGGGCGGCCACAAGCACTTCATGCACAAGGAGATCTGGGAGCAGCCCCGCGCCGTCGCGGACACGCTGCGCGGCCGGATGCTCCTGTCCGAGGGCGACGTCCACTTCGAGGGCTGGAACCTGACGCCCGAGAAGGTGCGCTCGCTCACGAAGATCACGATTCTGGCCTGCGGCACGTCGTGGCACTCGGGCGTGGCCGGCAAGCACATGATTGAAACGCTGGCGCGGCTGCCCGTCGAGGTGGAGCTGGCGAGCGAGTTCCGCTACCGCGACCCCATCGTCGAGGGCACGCACCTGGCCATCGCCATCAGCCAGTCGGGTGAGACGGCGGACACGCTGGCGGCGTTCAAGGAGGCCAAGGCGCGCGGGGCCACGGCGATGGCCATCTGCAACGTCATTGGCAGCGCGATGACGCGCGAGGCGGAGTTCTCCGTCCTCACGAACGCGGGCCCGGAGATTGGCGTCGCGTCCACGAAGGCGTTCACCACGCAGCTGGTGGCGCTGTACCTGCTGGCGGTGAAGCTGGGCCGCATGCGCGGCACGTTGTCGGTGAAGGCGGCGCAGGAGCACCTGACGCACCTGACCGAGATTCCGAAGATGATCGAGGAAGTGCTCAAGTGCGAGCCCGCCGTGAAGCGGGTGGCGCGTGAGTTCATGAACGCGCAGGACTTCCTCTTCCTCGGCCGTGGTCCCATGCACCCGGTGGCGCTCGAGGGCGCGCTGAAGCTGAAGGAGATTTCGTACATCCACGCGGAGGGCTACGCGGGTGGTGAGATGAAGCACGGCCCGATTGCGCTCATCGACGAGAAGATGCCGGTGGTGGTCATCGCGCCGAAGCAGCCGCACGTGGCCTACGAGAAGATCATCGGCAACGTGGAGGAGGTCCGCGCGCGCGGCGGCAAGGTCATCGCCGTCATCGACGAGGACGACAAGATGGTGGACGGCCTGGCGGACCACGTCATCCGGATTCCGGCGGCGTGCGCGCTGCTGGCGCCGGTGGTGGCCACGATTCCGCTGCAGCTCCTCGCGTACCACGTGGCGGAGATGCGCGGGAACGACGTGGACCAGCCGCGCAACCTGGCCAAGAGCGTGACGGTGGAGTAG
- the glmU gene encoding bifunctional UDP-N-acetylglucosamine diphosphorylase/glucosamine-1-phosphate N-acetyltransferase GlmU, whose translation MLRRMTALSAVVLCAGKGTRMKSKKAKVLHAILGKPLCAYPLKRALELGATSVVPVVGHQAESVEKEVRALFPQAPLTFALQREQRGTADAVRSAEEALKGFSGRVLILYGDVPLLRKETLASLLSAHDAAGGVLAMVTTVLEDPTGYGRVLREGGRVTRVVEQKDASPEQRAVKECNAGIYSVDAAFLWKALAEIKPNNAQGEYYLTDLVELAAKQGPVGTVVADATETAGVNDKVELAARAKVLQRRINDAHMRAGVTLHDPDTAFIEEDVVVGSDTEVGPGVSLTSGSVIGEGVVIGPGCVVSASTVADGSVLKPYSVLEEAKVGVRNVIGPFARLRPGTELAEDVHLGNFVETKKAQIGKGSKANHLTYLGDARIGAGCNIGAGTITCNYDGVNKSLTELGDGVFIGSDTQLVAPVQVGDGAYVGAGTTVTKNVPPGSLAVSRAPQVTKEGWVAAKKARRTAKGG comes from the coding sequence ATCCTCCGCCGCATGACAGCTCTGTCGGCGGTGGTGCTGTGTGCGGGCAAGGGCACGCGGATGAAGTCGAAGAAGGCCAAGGTCCTTCACGCCATCCTCGGAAAGCCCCTGTGTGCGTATCCCCTGAAGCGAGCGCTCGAGCTCGGTGCCACGTCGGTGGTGCCAGTGGTGGGCCATCAAGCAGAGAGCGTGGAGAAGGAGGTGCGCGCCCTGTTCCCGCAGGCGCCCCTCACCTTCGCGCTCCAGCGTGAGCAGCGGGGGACGGCGGACGCGGTGCGCTCCGCGGAAGAGGCCCTGAAGGGGTTCTCCGGGCGCGTGCTCATCCTCTACGGAGACGTGCCGTTGCTGCGCAAGGAGACCTTGGCGTCGCTCTTGTCCGCGCACGACGCGGCGGGCGGCGTGCTGGCGATGGTGACGACGGTACTGGAGGACCCCACCGGTTACGGGCGCGTGCTGCGCGAGGGGGGCCGGGTGACGCGGGTGGTGGAGCAGAAGGACGCCAGCCCCGAGCAGCGCGCGGTGAAGGAGTGCAACGCGGGCATCTACTCCGTCGACGCGGCCTTCCTCTGGAAGGCGCTGGCCGAAATCAAGCCGAACAACGCGCAGGGCGAGTACTACCTCACGGACCTGGTGGAGCTGGCCGCGAAGCAGGGGCCGGTGGGCACCGTCGTGGCGGACGCCACCGAGACGGCGGGGGTGAATGACAAGGTGGAGCTGGCGGCGCGGGCCAAGGTGCTCCAGCGGCGCATCAACGACGCGCACATGCGCGCGGGCGTCACGCTGCATGACCCGGACACCGCCTTCATCGAGGAGGACGTGGTGGTGGGCTCGGACACCGAGGTGGGCCCGGGTGTGTCGCTGACCTCGGGCAGCGTCATCGGCGAGGGCGTGGTGATTGGCCCCGGCTGCGTGGTGAGCGCCTCCACCGTGGCGGACGGCTCGGTGCTCAAGCCCTACTCCGTGCTGGAGGAGGCGAAGGTGGGGGTGCGGAACGTCATCGGCCCGTTCGCCCGCCTGCGCCCGGGAACGGAGCTGGCAGAGGACGTGCATCTGGGCAACTTCGTGGAAACGAAGAAGGCGCAGATCGGCAAGGGCAGCAAGGCCAACCACCTGACTTATCTGGGGGACGCCCGGATTGGCGCGGGCTGCAACATCGGCGCGGGCACCATCACCTGTAATTATGACGGGGTGAACAAGAGCCTGACGGAGCTGGGGGACGGGGTCTTCATCGGCTCCGACACACAGCTCGTGGCTCCGGTGCAGGTGGGCGATGGCGCCTATGTTGGTGCGGGCACCACGGTGACGAAAAACGTGCCTCCTGGGAGCCTCGCTGTGTCACGGGCGCCACAGGTGACGAAGGAGGGCTGGGTGGCGGCGAAGAAGGCGCGCCGCACGGCCAAGGGTGGTTGA